A stretch of Dietzia lutea DNA encodes these proteins:
- a CDS encoding MCE family protein — MHKKLPYWLVALLLVVVVAVVAVTYLAVTRLGRTTVTATFPSAVGVSEGTDVRILGVTVGSVEEVTPMGDTVEVRLHVRRGIDIPADAKAVQVTPSVIPDRNIQIVPAYSGGPTMESGAHIPIERTATPVEVDKLYASVKDLTEALGPDGANRDGALDRFVATSADTLADNGAALGRSIDELSSAATTLADSSQDISETVVNLQSFVTMLAENDAQVREFNSQMASFNQTVAGQREDLQGALGELSYALADVARLVRDNQDVIRSNADRLVTISQITADQRDDLEEILKTAPLALANLINAYDAESGTLSMRPNIPEKQNPAGILCQIMKLGRLNPGNELFQELDNLRRADIQACEALAPQRNQELRTSNPDLPLGILAGEMKQSIPVPGTVEGNRGWPMTPASEGGR, encoded by the coding sequence ATGCACAAGAAGCTGCCGTACTGGCTGGTGGCGCTGCTCCTCGTCGTCGTCGTCGCTGTCGTCGCCGTCACCTACCTCGCGGTGACCCGCCTCGGGCGCACCACCGTCACCGCGACGTTCCCGTCCGCGGTCGGCGTCTCCGAGGGCACCGACGTCCGGATCCTCGGCGTGACGGTCGGATCGGTCGAGGAGGTCACCCCCATGGGAGACACCGTCGAGGTGCGCCTCCACGTGCGCCGCGGCATCGACATCCCCGCCGACGCCAAGGCCGTCCAGGTCACCCCCTCGGTGATCCCGGACCGCAACATCCAGATCGTGCCGGCGTACTCGGGCGGCCCGACAATGGAGTCGGGCGCGCACATCCCGATCGAACGGACGGCGACGCCCGTCGAGGTCGACAAGCTGTACGCGTCGGTCAAGGACCTCACCGAGGCCCTCGGCCCCGACGGTGCGAACCGCGACGGCGCGCTCGACCGGTTCGTCGCCACCTCCGCCGACACCCTCGCCGACAACGGCGCCGCCCTGGGGCGCTCGATCGACGAGCTGTCCAGCGCCGCGACGACGCTGGCCGACTCGAGCCAGGACATCAGCGAGACCGTGGTCAACCTCCAGTCCTTCGTCACCATGCTGGCGGAGAACGACGCGCAGGTGCGCGAGTTCAACTCCCAGATGGCCTCCTTCAACCAGACGGTTGCCGGGCAGCGCGAGGACCTCCAGGGTGCGCTGGGCGAACTGAGCTACGCGTTGGCCGACGTCGCGCGGCTCGTGCGGGACAACCAGGACGTGATCCGCAGCAACGCCGACCGCCTGGTGACGATCAGCCAGATCACCGCCGACCAGCGTGACGACCTAGAGGAGATCCTCAAGACCGCGCCCCTCGCGTTGGCCAACCTCATCAACGCCTACGACGCGGAGTCCGGCACCCTGTCGATGCGCCCGAACATCCCCGAGAAGCAGAACCCGGCCGGAATCCTGTGCCAGATCATGAAGCTGGGCCGGCTCAACCCCGGCAACGAACTGTTCCAGGAGCTGGACAACCTCCGTCGCGCCGACATCCAGGCCTGTGAGGCGCTCGCACCCCAGCGCAACCAGGAACTGCGCACGTCCAACCCCGACCTGCCGCTCGGCATCCTCGCCGGCGAGATGAAGCAGTCCATCCCGGTGCCGGGGACGGTCGAGGGCAACCGCGGGTGGCCCATGACGCCCGCCTCGGAAGGGGGACGGTGA
- a CDS encoding MCE family protein, whose translation MRRHLTSAARAGRALGAAALVAAVAAGCSMNLEDYTLPGGADVGDDPMEVSIRFDDVLDLVLQSTVKVNGLDAGRVTGISLAEDGWTAQVDIVLRDDLELPANAEASIQQTNLLGEKFVQLTPPEDEPPNGQLADGDVISTSNTRTATDIEQVLGALSLLLNGGGVDQLQPIVAELRKATDGREDGLTETLRSADELVAGLNRQRDSITAALEGVNLMTARANDQREQIQAALDELPAGVAVLEEQRPQLVEMLRRIDALGQVGSDILLTSREDLIADLRALRPVLQYLGESTPDLIELTGFVPTFPFPDSSIRSTIGGSANVFLSIDATISETLRNLGANQGDPVPLRPTTTRGPYNVDPGNPWEGDNGPDRRTTIVLPLLPVPPVMERAVEPRPAPGTSEFSENYLPEPGEPGFR comes from the coding sequence ATGAGACGACACCTCACCTCGGCGGCCCGCGCGGGCCGCGCGCTGGGCGCGGCCGCCCTCGTCGCGGCCGTGGCCGCCGGCTGTTCGATGAACCTCGAGGACTACACGCTGCCCGGAGGCGCCGACGTCGGCGACGATCCCATGGAGGTCTCCATCAGGTTCGACGACGTGCTCGATCTGGTGCTGCAGTCCACCGTCAAGGTCAACGGACTCGACGCCGGGCGCGTCACCGGGATCTCGCTGGCCGAGGACGGCTGGACCGCGCAGGTCGACATCGTCCTGCGTGACGATCTGGAGCTGCCCGCCAACGCCGAGGCGTCCATCCAGCAGACAAATCTCCTGGGCGAGAAGTTCGTCCAGCTCACCCCGCCGGAGGACGAGCCGCCCAACGGTCAGCTCGCGGACGGGGACGTCATCTCCACGTCCAACACCCGGACCGCCACCGACATCGAGCAGGTCCTCGGCGCCCTGTCCCTGCTGCTCAACGGCGGTGGTGTCGACCAGCTGCAGCCGATCGTCGCCGAACTGCGCAAGGCCACCGACGGTCGCGAGGACGGTCTCACCGAGACGCTCCGATCCGCCGACGAGCTCGTCGCCGGGCTCAACCGGCAGCGCGACAGCATCACCGCCGCGCTCGAGGGCGTCAACCTCATGACCGCCCGGGCCAACGACCAGCGTGAACAGATCCAGGCCGCACTCGACGAGCTCCCCGCCGGCGTCGCGGTCCTCGAGGAGCAGCGGCCGCAGCTGGTGGAGATGCTGCGCCGCATCGACGCCCTGGGCCAGGTGGGATCCGACATCCTGCTCACCAGCCGTGAGGACCTCATCGCCGACCTGCGCGCCCTCCGGCCCGTGCTGCAGTACCTCGGCGAGTCCACGCCGGACCTCATCGAGCTCACCGGCTTCGTGCCCACGTTCCCGTTCCCCGACTCGTCGATCCGCTCGACCATCGGTGGCTCGGCCAACGTGTTCCTGTCGATCGACGCGACGATCTCCGAGACACTCCGCAACCTCGGGGCGAACCAGGGCGACCCGGTTCCGCTGCGTCCGACCACCACCCGCGGGCCCTACAACGTCGACCCCGGCAACCCGTGGGAGGGCGACAACGGCCCGGACCGGAGGACCACTATCGTGCTGCCGCTGTTGCCGGTCCCGCCCGTCATGGAGCGGGCCGTCGAGCCCAGGCCCGCGCCGGGGACCTCGGAGTTCTCCGAGAACTATCTGCCCGAACCAGGGGAGCCCGGATTCCGATGA
- a CDS encoding DNA-directed RNA polymerase subunit beta, whose product MLEGPILAVSRQTTSVSTVPGAPRRVSFAKLSEPLPVPGLLDLQTESFEWFIGSEEWQQRAASRGTTNLEGGLESILKEISPIEDFSGSMSLSFSEPYFEEVKASLEDCREKDRTYEAPLFVTAEFENTETGEIKSQTVFMGDFPMMTDKGTFIINGTERVVVSQLVRSPGVYFDRSRDKSTERDVHSVKVIPSRGAWLEFDVDKRDTVGVRIDRKRRQSVTVLLKALGWTTTEIKDRYGFSEIMMSTLEKDTVEDTDQALLEIYRKLRPGEPPTRESAEALLENLFFKEKRYDLARVGRYKVNRKLGLPDPEGDATTTLTREDIAATIEYLVRLHAGEASMQVAGGREVPVEVDDIDHFGNRRLRTVGELIQNQVRVGLSRMERVVRERMTTQDSEAITPQSLINIRPITAALKEFFGTSQMSQFMDQNNPLSGLTHKRRLSALGPGGLSRERAGLEVRDVHASHYGRMCPIETPEGPNIGLIGSLSVYARVNPFGFIETPYRRVIDGVVTDQVDYLTADEEDRYVVAQANSEIDAEGRFVDDRILVRKKHGDVEVVEANDVDYMDVSPRQMVSVATAMIPFLEHDDANRALMGANMQRQSVPLVRSEAPLVGTGMELRAAVDAGDVVVNTNPGIVEEVSADFITVMDDDGGRQTYRLSKFARSNQGTCSNQKPIVDEGDRVEAGQVLADGPCTENGEMALGKNLLVAIMPWEGHNYEDAIILSQRLVEEDVLTSIHIEEHEIDARDTKLGAEEITRDIPNVSDEVLADLDDRGIVRIGAEVRDGDVLVGKVTPKGETELTPEERLLRAIFGEKAREVRDTSLKVPHGESGKVIGVRVFSRDDDDDLPPGVNELVRVYVAQKRKIQDGDKLAGRHGNKGVIGKILPAEDMPFMPDGTPVDIILNTHGVPRRMNIGQIMETHLGWLAKAGWEVPREADGSLPEWAAKLPEEIHSVEAGTNTATPVFDGAADTEITGLLDCTLPNRDGERMVKGDGKATLFDGRSGEPFPYPVSVGYMYILKLHHLVDDKIHARSTGPYSMITQQPLGGKAQFGGQRFGEMECWAMQAYGAAYTLQELLTIKSDDVVGRVKVYEAIVKGENIPEPGIPESFKVLLKELQSLCLNVEVLSSDGQAVSLGEGDDDDLDRTAANLGINLSRDESSAADELAQ is encoded by the coding sequence GTGCTGGAAGGACCCATCTTGGCAGTCTCCCGCCAGACCACGTCAGTCTCCACCGTTCCCGGTGCGCCCCGGAGAGTCTCGTTCGCGAAGCTCTCCGAGCCGCTGCCGGTCCCGGGGCTGCTCGACCTCCAGACGGAGTCGTTCGAGTGGTTCATCGGTTCGGAGGAGTGGCAGCAGAGGGCCGCCTCGCGCGGTACCACGAACCTCGAGGGAGGCCTGGAGTCCATCCTCAAGGAGATCTCCCCGATCGAGGACTTCTCCGGCTCCATGTCCCTCTCGTTCTCGGAGCCGTATTTCGAAGAGGTGAAGGCGTCCCTCGAGGACTGCCGCGAGAAGGACCGCACCTACGAGGCGCCCCTGTTCGTCACCGCGGAGTTCGAGAACACCGAGACCGGTGAGATCAAGTCCCAGACCGTCTTCATGGGCGATTTCCCCATGATGACCGACAAGGGCACGTTCATCATCAACGGCACCGAGCGGGTCGTCGTGTCCCAGCTCGTCCGGTCGCCGGGCGTGTACTTCGACCGTTCACGCGACAAGTCCACGGAGAGGGACGTCCACTCCGTCAAGGTCATCCCGTCGCGCGGCGCGTGGCTCGAGTTCGACGTCGACAAGCGCGACACCGTCGGCGTGCGCATCGACCGCAAGCGTCGCCAGTCGGTCACCGTGCTGCTCAAGGCCCTCGGCTGGACCACCACCGAGATCAAGGATCGCTACGGCTTCTCCGAGATCATGATGTCCACGCTCGAGAAGGACACGGTCGAGGACACCGACCAGGCCCTGCTGGAGATCTACCGCAAGCTGCGTCCGGGCGAGCCGCCGACCCGCGAGTCCGCCGAGGCCCTCCTGGAGAACCTCTTCTTCAAGGAGAAGCGCTACGACCTCGCGCGCGTCGGTCGCTACAAGGTCAACCGCAAGCTCGGCCTGCCGGATCCCGAGGGTGACGCCACCACCACGCTCACGCGTGAGGACATCGCCGCGACCATCGAGTACCTCGTGCGTCTCCACGCGGGGGAGGCGAGCATGCAGGTCGCCGGTGGCCGCGAGGTGCCGGTCGAGGTCGACGACATCGACCACTTCGGCAACCGTCGCCTGCGCACCGTCGGCGAGCTCATCCAGAACCAGGTCCGCGTCGGACTGTCCCGCATGGAGCGCGTCGTCCGCGAGCGCATGACCACGCAGGACTCCGAGGCGATCACCCCGCAGTCGCTGATCAACATCCGGCCCATCACCGCGGCGCTCAAGGAGTTCTTCGGAACCTCCCAGATGTCGCAGTTCATGGACCAGAACAACCCGCTGTCGGGCCTGACGCACAAGCGTCGTCTCTCGGCGCTCGGGCCCGGCGGCCTCTCTCGTGAGCGCGCCGGCCTCGAGGTGCGCGACGTCCACGCCTCGCACTACGGCCGCATGTGCCCGATCGAGACCCCCGAGGGTCCCAACATCGGTCTCATCGGTTCGCTCTCGGTGTACGCCCGCGTCAACCCGTTCGGGTTCATCGAGACCCCGTACCGCCGTGTCATCGACGGTGTCGTCACCGATCAGGTGGACTACCTGACGGCTGACGAGGAGGACCGCTACGTCGTGGCGCAGGCCAACTCGGAGATCGACGCCGAGGGCCGCTTCGTCGACGACCGCATCCTCGTCCGCAAGAAGCACGGCGACGTCGAGGTCGTCGAGGCCAACGACGTCGACTACATGGACGTCTCGCCCCGGCAGATGGTCTCCGTCGCCACCGCGATGATCCCGTTCCTCGAGCACGACGACGCCAACCGTGCCCTCATGGGTGCGAACATGCAGCGTCAGTCCGTCCCGCTCGTGCGTTCCGAGGCGCCGCTCGTCGGCACCGGCATGGAGCTGCGTGCGGCCGTCGACGCCGGCGACGTCGTCGTCAACACCAACCCGGGCATCGTGGAGGAGGTCTCGGCCGACTTCATCACCGTCATGGACGATGACGGCGGTCGCCAGACCTACCGGCTGTCCAAGTTCGCGCGCTCCAACCAGGGCACCTGCTCCAACCAGAAGCCGATCGTCGACGAGGGCGACCGCGTGGAGGCCGGCCAGGTCCTCGCGGACGGTCCCTGCACCGAGAACGGCGAGATGGCGCTCGGCAAGAACCTGCTCGTGGCGATCATGCCGTGGGAGGGCCACAACTACGAGGACGCGATCATCCTCTCGCAGCGCCTGGTGGAGGAGGACGTGCTCACGTCCATCCACATCGAGGAGCACGAGATCGACGCCCGCGACACCAAGCTGGGCGCCGAGGAGATCACCCGCGACATCCCCAACGTCTCCGACGAGGTCCTCGCCGACCTCGACGACCGCGGCATCGTGCGCATCGGCGCCGAGGTCCGCGACGGTGACGTCCTCGTCGGCAAGGTCACCCCGAAGGGCGAGACCGAGCTGACCCCGGAGGAGCGCCTCCTGCGCGCGATCTTCGGTGAGAAGGCGCGCGAGGTGCGCGACACCTCGCTCAAGGTGCCCCACGGTGAGTCCGGCAAGGTCATCGGCGTGCGCGTGTTCTCGCGTGACGACGACGACGATCTGCCCCCCGGCGTCAACGAGCTCGTGCGCGTGTACGTGGCGCAGAAGCGCAAGATCCAGGACGGCGACAAGCTCGCCGGCCGCCACGGCAACAAGGGCGTCATCGGCAAGATCCTCCCCGCCGAGGACATGCCGTTCATGCCCGACGGCACGCCGGTCGACATCATCCTCAACACGCACGGCGTCCCCCGGCGTATGAACATCGGTCAGATCATGGAGACCCACCTCGGCTGGCTGGCCAAGGCCGGCTGGGAGGTCCCCCGTGAGGCGGACGGCTCCCTGCCGGAGTGGGCCGCCAAGCTGCCGGAGGAGATCCACAGCGTCGAGGCAGGCACCAACACGGCCACGCCCGTCTTCGACGGCGCGGCGGACACCGAGATCACCGGCCTGCTCGACTGCACCCTGCCGAACCGTGACGGCGAGCGCATGGTCAAGGGCGACGGCAAGGCCACCCTGTTCGACGGTCGCTCCGGCGAGCCGTTCCCGTACCCGGTCTCGGTGGGCTACATGTACATCCTCAAGCTGCACCACCTGGTGGACGACAAGATCCACGCCCGCTCGACGGGTCCGTACTCGATGATCACCCAGCAGCCGCTCGGCGGTAAGGCCCAGTTCGGTGGCCAGCGCTTCGGTGAGATGGAGTGCTGGGCGATGCAGGCCTACGGCGCGGCGTACACGCTGCAGGAGCTGCTCACGATCAAGTCCGACGACGTCGTGGGCCGCGTGAAGGTGTACGAGGCGATCGTCAAGGGCGAGAACATCCCCGAACCGGGCATCCCCGAGTCCTTCAAGGTCCTCCTCAAGGAGCTGCAGTCGCTGTGCCTCAACGTCGAGGTGCTCTCCAGCGACGGCCAGGCGGTCTCCCTGGGCGAGGGTGACGACGACGACCTCGACCGCACCGCCGCGAACCTCGGGATCAACCTCTCGCGCGACGAGTCCTCGGCGGCCGACGAGCTGGCCCAGTAG
- a CDS encoding MCE family protein — MSRRKPGEPRFGNATIGAIGVITILVLTLGSFRLDALPIVGAGPKYEAYFSEAAGLTGGNEVRVAGIKVGVVTDVELEGDKVLVGFRAKDAWLGDDTRASIQVKTVLGQKFLALDPAGTGELDRSEPIPLERTVAPYDVVTAFSSAAETLDEIDDVKLAESLDTLTDAMQASPEEFRGAVDGVARLSQTISSRDAELRQLLEATRTSSQILAERNDDFRRLIIGTGQLLGELNERAETLKLVLASTRGLSTELRLFVADNEAKFGPTLDSLDSALEILTDHEEDLKKSIHNLAPFYRLYANMLGTGRWFDSVVTNLIPPGAPEPPFYPGARTPARQSGIK; from the coding sequence GTGAGCAGGCGCAAGCCGGGCGAGCCCCGGTTCGGTAACGCCACCATCGGGGCGATCGGCGTGATCACGATCCTCGTGCTCACGCTCGGCTCCTTCCGGCTGGACGCCCTACCCATCGTCGGGGCGGGCCCCAAGTACGAGGCCTACTTCTCCGAGGCGGCGGGTCTCACCGGCGGCAACGAGGTCCGCGTCGCCGGCATCAAGGTGGGCGTGGTCACCGACGTCGAGCTCGAGGGCGACAAGGTGCTCGTGGGCTTCCGGGCCAAGGACGCGTGGCTCGGCGACGACACCCGGGCGAGCATCCAGGTCAAGACCGTCCTGGGGCAGAAGTTCCTCGCGCTCGACCCCGCGGGGACGGGCGAGCTGGACCGGTCCGAACCGATCCCGCTCGAGCGGACGGTGGCCCCGTACGACGTCGTCACGGCGTTCTCCTCCGCGGCCGAGACGCTCGACGAGATCGACGACGTGAAGCTGGCGGAGAGTCTGGACACCCTCACCGACGCGATGCAGGCCTCGCCCGAGGAGTTCCGCGGCGCGGTCGACGGCGTCGCGCGGCTGTCCCAGACCATCTCGAGCCGGGACGCCGAACTGCGCCAGCTGCTCGAGGCGACCCGGACGAGCTCGCAGATCCTCGCCGAGCGCAACGACGACTTCCGCCGGCTCATCATCGGCACCGGTCAGCTGCTCGGCGAGCTCAACGAGCGCGCGGAGACCCTCAAGCTGGTCCTGGCGTCGACCCGGGGCCTGTCGACCGAGCTGCGGCTGTTCGTGGCGGACAACGAGGCGAAGTTCGGCCCGACCCTCGACAGCCTCGACTCCGCACTGGAGATCCTCACCGACCACGAGGAGGACCTCAAGAAGTCCATCCACAACCTGGCTCCCTTCTACCGGCTGTACGCCAACATGCTGGGCACCGGTCGGTGGTTCGACTCCGTGGTCACCAACCTCATCCCGCCGGGAGCGCCGGAGCCGCCCTTCTACCCGGGCGCCCGGACGCCGGCCCGACAGAGTGGGATCAAGTGA
- a CDS encoding MCE family protein has protein sequence MSKTLRTQLIAFCVIAAVGIAYVGANYVRLPSLLGIGQYKVYLDLPDTGGVFTNAAVNYRGTAVGRVGELTLTDDGVRVELDLDSSAPGIPADTVAVVANRSAIGEQFVDLRPNSYTEPHLQDGDVISAGSEALPVRVEDLLASVDDLSRSVPLDDLEVMVDELGDAFEGRGPQLQRLSDSLIRLSEEGIRTMPQLQALIRDGATVLDTQADQSGEIVSFSRDLRTVTEALRDSDSDLERLITSAPEFADETRALIDNSGEPLTRAVGNLSTTMKTVDPLAPSFVVLLQLLPALSAGGLSVAPGDGTIHFGLVLEMDNPTPCTQGYEGTYEIIDQLKAQDPSFDPQEQNFPPNYEARCTVPFGSPTAVRGADRVEYAHPDVPQPWDSTPKIDPDRLNLSVAAEQLAVLQGLIPR, from the coding sequence ATGAGCAAGACACTGAGAACCCAGCTCATCGCCTTCTGCGTGATCGCAGCGGTGGGCATCGCCTACGTCGGCGCCAACTACGTCCGACTGCCGTCCCTGCTGGGGATCGGGCAGTACAAGGTCTACCTCGACCTGCCGGACACCGGCGGCGTGTTCACCAATGCGGCCGTCAACTACCGCGGGACCGCCGTCGGGCGCGTGGGGGAGCTGACGCTGACCGACGACGGGGTGCGCGTGGAACTCGACCTCGACTCCAGCGCCCCGGGGATCCCCGCCGACACGGTGGCCGTGGTCGCCAACCGCTCGGCGATCGGCGAGCAGTTCGTGGACCTGAGGCCCAACAGCTACACCGAGCCGCACCTGCAGGACGGCGACGTCATCTCGGCCGGGAGCGAGGCGCTGCCCGTGCGCGTCGAGGATCTGTTGGCCTCGGTCGACGACCTGTCCCGCTCGGTCCCGCTGGACGACCTCGAGGTGATGGTCGATGAACTCGGCGACGCCTTCGAGGGCCGTGGGCCACAGCTCCAGCGGCTGTCGGACTCGCTCATCCGCCTCTCCGAGGAGGGGATCCGGACCATGCCGCAGCTGCAGGCGCTCATCCGGGACGGGGCGACGGTGCTCGACACCCAGGCCGACCAGTCCGGGGAGATCGTCAGCTTCTCGCGGGACCTGCGGACCGTGACCGAGGCGCTGCGGGACTCCGATTCGGACCTCGAGCGGCTCATCACCAGCGCCCCCGAGTTCGCCGACGAGACCCGTGCACTGATCGACAACTCGGGTGAGCCGCTGACCCGGGCGGTGGGCAACCTGTCCACCACCATGAAGACCGTCGACCCCCTGGCGCCGTCGTTCGTGGTGCTGCTGCAGCTGCTGCCCGCGCTGTCCGCGGGTGGTCTGTCCGTGGCACCGGGCGACGGGACGATCCACTTCGGCCTGGTGCTGGAGATGGACAACCCCACACCCTGTACGCAGGGCTACGAAGGGACCTACGAGATCATCGACCAGCTCAAGGCGCAGGACCCGTCCTTCGACCCGCAGGAGCAGAACTTCCCACCCAACTACGAGGCGCGCTGTACGGTGCCGTTCGGCAGCCCCACGGCCGTCCGCGGCGCCGACCGGGTGGAATACGCGCACCCCGACGTCCCGCAGCCCTGGGATAGCACGCCGAAGATCGACCCGGACCGCCTCAACCTGTCCGTGGCGGCCGAGCAGCTCGCGGTCCTCCAGGGGCTGATCCCACGGTGA